A single window of Deltaproteobacteria bacterium DNA harbors:
- the bamA gene encoding outer membrane protein assembly factor BamA — translation MRGRHGNGRRPLLAWVAMALAVGALGEAARAYAQVDDLVGRRIEAIEIHCAAPIDSGDLRRILPVQRGDVLRAGDTERVRARLLEREIFTAVEVAAEPRADAVALVVQLTREAIVNRVRFRGNDALSDTVLNRIVRVGTSSPFSNEARDFAVARIRERYKNEGFDTAQVRTDVSECRPGEVEVTFVIDEGEPVRVAAVEFTGDAPVSTDMLRRTAGIKPGDRYLATRQHAAQKAIIRRLRAEDYFEADVAAEWRRDPGSTGTLQFRVDPGPLFEIQVQGNHHFSKRRLLKLLDLLGRPIVTDGTWRELARRIRRAYQEDGYYFARVDVQIELGSPKVIRYAVDEGPVIHVAAVDFDGGHALSATALRAAMATQPPSWVPWRTGVLLDDVLDEDLKQLWYLYRRHGYHAAEIADVRTQIDRAHGQATVTVVIEEGVRTVVTTVEPVGLIGVRTLPELRTRPGVPLNVDEVEADRRALLAAQQQAGYPSAEVKSDVATEANGDERAATVRFVVTPGTYERVGTIIVQDNIDTKSRVVLRELSFHSGDPLDPEALAQSERRLYRLGLFRSVSVRPSADPAQDGARDVDVRVAEKAPGSIQFGGGYNTRDGFRAFGEISQNNLQGLGRRISLRGEVSFQPSAVTPNEYLGDLGFRDPRIADSLWAGRVNLIAQRSTRSVDQFSFERFAFVPAIERQVLPDLRAGVELQVEDIKVFDVEQDVLKFNPADDGRSTAISPGPFLVYDGRDDPFIPHRGVFDSLRVRYAAGWLGSDLPLIKVLGQHSQYIPIGAGVTFVYALRAGWSESLENNSQVPIRERFFLGGRTTVRGFSENSIGPTGSSGNPIGGDWDVNANIELRFPLFWGVGGAVFTDGGGVYLHDVDRCESTDVGGQHCAVTLDNFRRSAGLGVRYDTPVGPLSLDYGFKLDRRSDESIGEVHFSIGTIF, via the coding sequence ATGCGCGGTAGGCACGGGAACGGTCGCCGGCCGCTGCTCGCGTGGGTAGCAATGGCGCTAGCGGTGGGCGCCCTTGGCGAGGCGGCACGGGCTTATGCGCAGGTGGACGATCTGGTGGGGCGGCGAATCGAAGCAATCGAGATTCACTGCGCTGCTCCGATCGACAGCGGTGACTTACGTCGCATCCTGCCGGTGCAGCGGGGCGACGTGTTACGCGCGGGCGACACGGAGCGAGTGCGTGCACGGCTGCTGGAACGGGAGATCTTCACTGCGGTTGAAGTCGCGGCCGAGCCGCGCGCCGATGCCGTCGCCCTGGTGGTGCAGCTCACACGCGAGGCGATCGTGAACCGGGTACGTTTTCGTGGCAACGATGCGCTGAGCGATACCGTGCTGAACCGCATCGTGCGCGTGGGCACGAGCTCGCCGTTCTCCAACGAGGCGCGCGACTTCGCCGTGGCGCGCATCCGCGAACGGTACAAGAACGAAGGCTTCGACACGGCGCAGGTACGCACCGACGTCAGCGAGTGTCGGCCGGGCGAGGTGGAGGTCACGTTCGTGATCGACGAGGGCGAGCCGGTGCGAGTCGCGGCGGTGGAGTTTACGGGGGATGCGCCGGTGTCTACGGACATGCTGCGGCGAACGGCCGGCATCAAACCGGGTGATCGCTATCTCGCCACGCGCCAGCACGCGGCGCAAAAGGCGATCATACGGCGGTTGCGTGCCGAAGACTATTTCGAAGCGGACGTTGCCGCCGAGTGGCGGCGTGATCCGGGCTCGACGGGAACACTCCAGTTCCGCGTTGACCCTGGTCCGTTGTTCGAGATTCAGGTTCAAGGCAATCATCACTTCAGCAAGCGGCGCCTGCTCAAGCTTCTCGACCTGTTGGGCCGTCCCATTGTGACTGATGGAACCTGGCGGGAACTCGCGCGGCGCATCCGGCGTGCGTATCAGGAAGACGGCTACTACTTTGCGCGCGTCGACGTGCAGATCGAGTTGGGTTCGCCGAAGGTGATTCGCTACGCTGTCGATGAAGGTCCGGTGATTCATGTGGCGGCTGTCGACTTCGACGGCGGCCACGCGTTGTCGGCCACCGCGCTGCGCGCGGCCATGGCCACGCAGCCACCAAGCTGGGTTCCGTGGCGCACGGGGGTCTTGCTCGACGACGTACTCGACGAAGATCTGAAGCAGCTCTGGTATCTCTATCGTCGCCACGGCTATCACGCGGCCGAAATCGCCGATGTGCGTACCCAAATAGATCGCGCCCACGGCCAGGCGACGGTGACAGTCGTGATCGAAGAAGGCGTGCGCACGGTGGTGACGACGGTCGAGCCGGTGGGTCTGATCGGCGTCAGGACGCTGCCGGAGCTGCGGACTCGTCCCGGCGTGCCACTCAACGTCGATGAGGTCGAAGCCGATCGGCGTGCGTTACTCGCCGCGCAGCAGCAGGCTGGCTATCCGTCTGCGGAAGTGAAGAGTGATGTCGCGACCGAAGCGAATGGCGACGAACGAGCGGCGACGGTGCGGTTTGTGGTCACCCCCGGCACGTATGAGCGAGTCGGTACGATCATCGTGCAAGACAACATCGACACCAAGTCGCGCGTCGTGCTGCGCGAGTTGTCGTTTCATTCGGGTGATCCGCTCGATCCCGAGGCCCTCGCGCAGAGCGAGCGGCGGCTGTATCGGCTGGGGTTGTTCCGCAGCGTCAGCGTACGCCCCAGCGCGGACCCGGCGCAGGATGGGGCGCGCGACGTGGACGTGCGGGTGGCAGAGAAGGCCCCTGGCAGCATTCAGTTTGGCGGCGGCTACAATACGCGCGATGGGTTTCGTGCGTTTGGCGAAATCAGTCAGAACAATCTGCAGGGACTCGGCCGGCGCATCAGCTTGCGTGGCGAGGTTAGTTTTCAGCCGAGCGCGGTGACGCCAAACGAGTATCTGGGCGACCTCGGCTTTCGCGATCCGCGCATCGCTGATTCGTTGTGGGCCGGGCGAGTCAATTTGATCGCGCAGCGATCGACGCGGTCGGTGGATCAGTTCAGTTTCGAACGGTTCGCCTTTGTCCCCGCAATCGAGCGGCAAGTGCTGCCGGATTTGCGCGCGGGGGTGGAACTGCAAGTCGAAGACATCAAGGTGTTTGATGTGGAGCAGGACGTGTTGAAGTTCAACCCGGCGGATGACGGCCGGTCGACCGCGATCAGCCCCGGTCCGTTCCTCGTGTACGACGGGCGCGACGATCCCTTCATTCCGCATCGTGGGGTCTTCGATTCGTTGCGCGTGCGCTACGCCGCCGGTTGGCTCGGCTCGGATTTACCGTTGATCAAAGTGCTCGGTCAGCACAGTCAGTACATCCCGATCGGGGCGGGCGTGACGTTCGTCTACGCGCTGCGCGCGGGTTGGTCGGAGTCGTTGGAGAACAACTCGCAGGTGCCGATCCGCGAACGGTTCTTCCTAGGCGGGCGCACCACCGTGCGCGGCTTCAGTGAGAACTCAATCGGACCGACCGGCAGCAGCGGCAACCCGATCGGCGGCGACTGGGATGTCAACGCCAACATCGAGCTGCGCTTCCCGTTGTTCTGGGGGGTGGGTGGTGCGGTCTTCACCGATGGTGGCGGGGTCTATCTGCACGATGTCGATCGCTGTGAATCAACGGACGTGGGCGGGCAGCACTGCGCCGTGACCCTCGACAACTTTCGTCGCTCGGCGGGGCTCGGGGTGCGCTACGATACGCCCGTGGGCCCGCTCAGCCTCGATTACGGGTTCAAGCTCGATCGCCGATCGGATGAGTCGATCGGCGAGGTCCACTTCAGCATCGGCACGATCTTCTGA
- a CDS encoding translocation/assembly module TamB, producing the protein MRWLLGMGLVAFALGVLALWAARDSLIEWGTRRVEAVLADVFEVPARIGAIELSLLPPRIHIRDARIGTERPTLTAREVDATLRIGESLRARQPVASLTAEGVFFDAGRLPKSKKKPHAPGPLAAPRVLPFLVVADRIDDVTVQFPVGGKGATAAAKTALVTGRVSMDAARPYVLFVVDCDAAEVERAAHHLDVARVHLDAGVKDDQFFLHEWTVDGDRLHVRAVNESPPPDTRHHITAELPFDILGLVFEPLGEIAGTARADASLRGELFDPLVEADVRLDQTTVHGLAVGDLHGTFTRKGRELTLADAEITAWGGSARASFALTVGGTVPATGQVAWRDLDATQIGYLDQPPRDWSVLSRGSAQVTGTLDPLALTVAGEGTLAPRIEQSEPSPARWTADLAIAKDELRLNGTVKQTAENQAHIALTLAHGETVGGTAEITLGDVAKLAPLTPRPLRDGLSGSVAVNASVSGPLSRPTFAGAVDGDRLTIFGATIPKIRGQLEWSGNELAARGVQISTATGSGEINGAFGLTLDAANDWRLSARNLDVTPLTAAADFLGWQMPLQGGVLDGRASCRGSWSAPQLDAELELHRLWILPEPVHALAIRAHASPEGWNGELQLSHTKTESVTLSAAGLGTRQLRATLASTDLRLSHLRGAGWRGLDGAVSLHATIDGELQRPSGSVRIEGHDLRADDHAIGDGVITAAGNLGEWTSHVTLLGEALQADASWRVGADWPFTLRGELRPTDLAALLLLKSLMHIEVAGTFDVHGRLTALNDVGGEVRVSNLNVSRQSYAVQASEPIVLQGEHGRFRLLRCAIAGGGSHLDASGTFATSGLLDVDLTGSGDLELVELLIDPVQSARGSFALHAKIRRSEAGAVTLSGAASVSDAAIDAGLPVACTDTSGEFSLAGDRIAIDSLAGKLGGGTFEVGGVASVSTGPDLSWTIREVALPVSDGLEARVSGEGKVAGPWESLAVSGKVEVLNALYDRDVGLADLLPVLQRLFAAAPQREATENGIGLDLRVFAHDGVFVDNNVAAVELWLDLQVAGHATKPVLLGTIGVFGGEVKFRGRTFTVNGGSIEFRDRFDLNPLLNLSAESDIATSDSEYTVRATVSGKADNPRVEFTADDPSLSQNDVLSLVAFGKTSAQLQREATGVGAGSALAFIPTGMVEAEVRRFVGVDRFEVEATQARTTGTIEPRLTVGKDLTDRLRVLASTTVGTGTAHVAQLEYKLTRRISLLGSWESETQDQAGAFGGDIKFRYEFRRFPLSLFPSDDCVQLDAR; encoded by the coding sequence GTGCGCTGGTTGCTTGGGATGGGTCTCGTCGCGTTCGCGCTCGGCGTGCTGGCGCTGTGGGCCGCGCGGGACTCGCTGATCGAATGGGGAACGCGGCGCGTCGAGGCGGTGCTGGCGGACGTGTTCGAAGTCCCCGCCCGCATCGGTGCGATCGAGCTGTCGCTGTTGCCGCCGCGAATTCACATTCGCGACGCTCGTATCGGTACGGAACGGCCCACGCTTACGGCGCGGGAAGTCGACGCCACTCTGCGCATCGGAGAAAGCCTGCGGGCCCGCCAACCGGTAGCGTCGTTGACGGCGGAGGGGGTGTTCTTCGATGCGGGCCGACTGCCCAAGTCAAAGAAGAAGCCGCACGCACCAGGGCCGCTCGCGGCCCCGCGCGTGCTTCCGTTCCTAGTGGTGGCCGATCGCATCGACGATGTCACGGTGCAATTCCCAGTTGGCGGAAAAGGAGCGACGGCTGCCGCCAAGACGGCGTTGGTGACCGGCCGCGTGTCGATGGACGCGGCGCGGCCGTACGTATTGTTCGTCGTCGATTGCGATGCGGCCGAGGTCGAGCGTGCCGCCCACCACCTCGACGTCGCGCGCGTGCATCTCGATGCGGGCGTGAAAGACGACCAGTTCTTCCTCCATGAGTGGACGGTTGACGGCGATCGCCTCCACGTCCGCGCGGTGAACGAATCTCCGCCGCCGGATACACGTCATCACATTACGGCGGAGCTGCCGTTCGACATCCTCGGCCTGGTGTTCGAACCGCTGGGGGAGATTGCCGGCACAGCTCGCGCCGATGCGTCGCTGCGTGGCGAGCTGTTCGACCCGCTGGTCGAGGCCGACGTGCGGCTCGATCAGACGACGGTGCATGGGCTGGCGGTCGGCGATCTGCACGGCACGTTCACGCGCAAGGGTCGGGAACTCACCTTGGCGGATGCGGAGATCACCGCGTGGGGCGGCAGTGCGCGGGCGAGCTTCGCGCTCACTGTCGGCGGCACGGTGCCAGCGACGGGGCAGGTTGCGTGGCGGGATCTCGATGCCACGCAGATCGGCTACCTCGATCAGCCGCCTCGCGATTGGTCGGTGCTCTCGCGCGGTAGCGCACAAGTCACCGGTACACTTGACCCGTTGGCTCTGACGGTGGCGGGCGAAGGAACGCTCGCGCCGCGTATCGAGCAGAGCGAGCCGTCCCCCGCGCGCTGGACTGCGGATCTCGCCATCGCCAAGGACGAGCTGCGCCTCAACGGCACAGTCAAGCAAACGGCGGAGAATCAGGCGCACATCGCTCTGACGCTGGCGCACGGCGAGACGGTGGGCGGTACCGCTGAGATCACACTCGGCGATGTTGCGAAGCTGGCGCCGCTGACGCCACGACCACTGCGCGATGGATTGAGCGGCAGTGTGGCGGTGAACGCGTCGGTGAGTGGTCCACTGAGTCGCCCGACATTCGCGGGCGCTGTGGATGGCGATCGACTGACGATCTTCGGGGCGACGATCCCGAAGATCCGTGGCCAACTGGAATGGAGCGGCAACGAGCTAGCTGCGCGCGGCGTTCAGATCAGCACCGCGACCGGATCGGGCGAGATCAATGGCGCGTTCGGGCTCACGCTGGATGCAGCGAATGACTGGCGACTGAGCGCTCGCAACTTGGATGTGACGCCGCTGACCGCGGCGGCGGATTTCCTCGGTTGGCAGATGCCGTTGCAAGGCGGCGTCCTCGACGGTCGCGCGAGCTGCCGGGGCTCGTGGTCGGCACCGCAGCTCGACGCGGAGCTGGAACTGCACCGGTTGTGGATACTGCCGGAGCCGGTCCACGCGTTGGCCATCCGCGCGCATGCGTCGCCGGAGGGTTGGAATGGCGAATTACAGCTGAGCCACACCAAGACTGAGTCGGTGACGCTGAGCGCGGCAGGGCTAGGAACTCGACAGCTGCGTGCGACGCTGGCGTCGACGGACTTGCGACTCAGTCATCTGCGTGGCGCCGGTTGGCGTGGCCTGGACGGGGCGGTCTCGCTGCACGCGACCATTGACGGCGAACTGCAGCGGCCAAGCGGATCGGTGCGAATCGAGGGCCACGACTTGCGAGCGGATGATCATGCGATCGGCGATGGCGTGATCACGGCCGCGGGCAATCTCGGCGAGTGGACGTCGCACGTGACGCTGTTGGGCGAGGCGCTGCAAGCTGATGCGAGTTGGCGCGTCGGGGCGGACTGGCCGTTTACCTTGCGTGGTGAGCTGCGGCCGACGGACTTGGCGGCGCTGCTGTTGCTCAAGTCGCTGATGCACATCGAGGTCGCCGGCACGTTTGACGTGCACGGGCGGCTGACTGCGCTGAACGACGTCGGTGGTGAAGTGCGGGTCTCCAATCTGAACGTGTCGCGCCAGTCGTACGCGGTGCAGGCCAGCGAGCCGATTGTGTTGCAAGGCGAGCACGGCCGCTTTCGCTTGCTTCGCTGCGCGATCGCCGGCGGTGGTAGTCATCTCGATGCGAGCGGAACCTTCGCCACGTCAGGGTTACTCGATGTCGACCTCACCGGTAGCGGCGATTTGGAATTGGTCGAACTGCTGATCGATCCGGTGCAGTCGGCGCGCGGCAGCTTCGCCCTGCACGCAAAGATTCGTCGCAGTGAAGCGGGCGCGGTCACACTCAGCGGCGCCGCCAGCGTCAGTGACGCAGCCATCGATGCGGGTCTGCCGGTTGCCTGTACCGATACCAGCGGTGAGTTCAGCTTGGCCGGCGATCGGATCGCGATCGACTCACTTGCCGGCAAACTTGGGGGCGGAACGTTCGAAGTCGGTGGGGTGGCAAGCGTGAGCACCGGCCCGGATCTTAGTTGGACCATTCGTGAGGTGGCGCTGCCGGTCAGCGACGGGCTCGAAGCGCGCGTCTCGGGTGAGGGCAAAGTGGCGGGGCCGTGGGAGAGCCTGGCGGTGAGCGGCAAGGTCGAAGTGCTCAACGCTCTGTACGATCGCGACGTCGGGTTGGCCGATCTGTTGCCTGTTCTGCAGCGGCTGTTCGCCGCCGCGCCCCAGCGCGAGGCCACGGAAAACGGCATCGGACTCGATTTGCGGGTATTCGCCCACGACGGCGTGTTTGTCGACAACAACGTCGCCGCGGTCGAGTTGTGGCTCGATTTGCAGGTCGCCGGTCATGCCACCAAACCGGTACTGCTCGGCACCATCGGCGTATTTGGCGGCGAGGTGAAGTTCCGCGGGCGCACGTTCACCGTCAATGGCGGATCGATCGAATTTCGCGACCGATTTGATCTCAACCCGTTGTTGAATCTCAGCGCCGAGAGTGACATCGCGACCAGCGACTCGGAATACACGGTGCGCGCGACCGTGAGCGGCAAGGCGGACAATCCGCGCGTCGAGTTCACCGCCGATGATCCCAGCTTGTCACAGAACGACGTCCTGAGTCTGGTGGCCTTCGGCAAGACCTCGGCGCAGTTGCAACGCGAAGCGACTGGAGTCGGGGCGGGCAGTGCGCTCGCCTTCATTCCAACCGGAATGGTTGAGGCCGAAGTGCGCCGCTTCGTCGGGGTGGACCGCTTTGAGGTGGAGGCGACGCAGGCGCGCACCACCGGCACGATCGAGCCGCGCCTGACGGTGGGGAAAGATCTGACCGACCGATTGCGCGTGCTGGCTTCGACGACCGTGGGCACGGGGACCGCGCATGTCGCGCAGTTGGAGTACAAACTGACCCGCCGCATCTCACTGCTGGGGAGCTGGGAAAGTGAAACGCAGGACCAGGCGGGCGCGTTCGGCGGTGACATAAAGTTCCGCTACGAGTTTCGCCGATTCCCGCTATCGCTGTTTCCCAGCGACGACTGTGTGCAGCTTGATGCGCGGTAG
- a CDS encoding DegQ family serine endoprotease, with translation MRSVHWRLVVFAAVAHAALSTTSAHAHSSDAAPPSFAPVAKVARPAVCHIFAAQGARPSAGGEPLEEFSRRFFGEAPPRNAPRRSLGSGFIISADGYIVTNAHVIRDATLIRVRLADKEEYDAKLIGSDPKTDVALIKIEPRGTLPTVRLGSSAALEVGDWVVAIGNPFGLAQTVTAGIVSAVGRVIGAGPYDDFIQTDASINPGNSGGPLLNLDGEVIGINSAIFSKSGGNVGIGFAIPIDLARRIIDQLREHGKVVRGWLGVSIQEMTADLAKSFGFDRPHGALIADVIPGGPAERGGLQRGDVIIEYQGHAVLDSQHFPTLVADTPVGSHAEVKVLRHGEEKSLTVAVAQLPEPKPQVRAATDSDWGLAIADLTPNLARRLGLPTQRRGIVITTVAPTSAAAEAGVQSGDIIREANRHEVSTVREYRTAIAGATDSLLLLLQRGEFSSYVALRRE, from the coding sequence ATGCGAAGTGTACATTGGCGGCTCGTCGTGTTCGCGGCAGTCGCGCACGCTGCGCTTTCAACCACCAGTGCGCACGCACACAGCAGCGATGCGGCGCCACCATCGTTCGCACCGGTCGCCAAGGTCGCCCGCCCCGCGGTCTGTCACATCTTCGCGGCGCAGGGCGCGCGGCCGAGCGCTGGCGGCGAACCGCTCGAAGAGTTTTCCCGCCGCTTCTTCGGTGAGGCGCCACCGCGCAACGCACCCCGCCGCAGTTTGGGCAGCGGGTTCATCATCAGTGCCGACGGCTACATCGTCACCAACGCGCATGTGATCCGCGACGCCACGCTCATTCGCGTCCGCCTCGCGGACAAGGAAGAGTACGACGCCAAGCTGATCGGCAGCGATCCGAAGACCGATGTCGCACTGATCAAGATCGAACCGCGCGGTACACTCCCGACGGTACGGCTGGGTAGCTCCGCCGCGCTCGAAGTCGGCGACTGGGTGGTCGCCATCGGCAATCCGTTCGGGTTGGCACAAACCGTGACCGCCGGCATCGTTAGCGCCGTCGGGCGCGTGATCGGTGCCGGGCCGTACGACGACTTCATTCAAACCGACGCGTCGATCAATCCGGGAAACTCCGGCGGTCCGCTGCTCAACCTGGACGGTGAAGTGATCGGCATCAACAGCGCGATCTTCAGCAAGAGCGGCGGCAATGTCGGGATCGGATTTGCGATTCCGATCGATCTCGCGCGCCGCATCATCGATCAGTTGCGCGAGCACGGCAAAGTCGTCCGCGGCTGGCTCGGCGTCAGCATTCAGGAGATGACTGCGGATCTCGCCAAGTCGTTCGGCTTCGATCGTCCGCACGGTGCCCTGATCGCTGATGTCATCCCCGGCGGACCCGCCGAGCGCGGCGGGTTGCAACGCGGCGACGTCATCATCGAGTACCAAGGTCACGCGGTGCTCGATTCGCAACACTTTCCGACCCTGGTGGCCGACACGCCCGTGGGCTCGCACGCGGAGGTCAAGGTGCTCCGCCATGGGGAGGAGAAGAGCCTCACCGTCGCCGTGGCGCAACTGCCCGAGCCCAAGCCGCAAGTCCGCGCAGCAACGGATAGCGACTGGGGCCTCGCGATCGCCGACCTCACGCCGAACCTGGCGCGCCGCCTCGGCCTGCCGACACAGCGGCGCGGGATAGTCATCACCACGGTCGCGCCCACCAGCGCCGCCGCTGAAGCCGGCGTGCAATCCGGCGACATCATCCGTGAAGCGAATCGCCACGAGGTGAGCACGGTGCGCGAGTACCGTACGGCGATTGCGGGGGCGACGGACAGTTTACTGCTGCTGTTGCAGCGCGGTGAGTTCTCGTCCTACGTTGCGCTCCGGCGCGAGTAG
- a CDS encoding glycosyltransferase family 39 protein: protein MRWRLLLWYAVIGLGLATASVGNHYFAESRELATGGWWWLGGVGWLAVAALLGDRDPDAQPAPPWRRVDWFALLSIAIVALAFRLWRITQYPPPDAFGFEEIQTGYLGYGFYRDWRWPLEFPLTNLLPALSFYLFGLTSEALRAPFVLGGVLAPVFLFLALRRLIALPAAWTAAVLLAGCRWAAAAARFADEIFFPLSIMALTLWLFVRVVQQRRRVDVFLLSVVSADLFYAYTGYRVFPLLLAASSALLALSAWRHARLSGAAVRHFVLGAAVWAVLLSPGVVATVYHGSEIFSEAIRRHGDGWKEAVAEQRPLVDLIRPMMKRARDGWAAFVTTGDEIAWVNIPRHAMLDPVTAALATLALLNGMRRWRDPLRRLTFVAFALPFAALAVIPTNLNVSRCFVLLVPLFTLIGLLVDDWVRWPRVPQWIGTTVAGATVAAALCFNVAEMQRLLDSPVVKDAFVVPENTVLDAIHRVPAGVRVVLLTTDVSNAFGPSDYVWLTAHATGGRATSLAAALDVRDGYEHAPRYWITQGTHESEQLPALVATVCPHYTTAIHRDPNLRNPDSMATVGVVSVESTSDCGAAPAVGLRADYNGEQANGEAVTLCTIDPALMMHTIPTAFTGGLLNGRLASMRVRWSGRIVPPIAGTYGVRLEVREAATQLQIAGQQMEIETEGWEGKGIELQMEQATPVVITLRAVAGAHPAVRLYWTPPDGVQSLIPPTALQPDGE from the coding sequence GTGCGCTGGCGACTGTTGCTGTGGTACGCGGTGATCGGGCTCGGCCTTGCTACCGCCAGCGTCGGAAACCATTACTTCGCGGAGAGTCGCGAATTGGCTACCGGTGGGTGGTGGTGGTTGGGTGGCGTCGGTTGGCTCGCCGTCGCGGCGTTACTGGGCGATCGCGATCCCGACGCGCAGCCGGCACCGCCATGGCGGCGAGTCGACTGGTTCGCGCTGCTGTCCATCGCGATCGTTGCGCTGGCATTTCGTTTGTGGCGGATCACGCAATATCCGCCGCCCGATGCGTTTGGCTTCGAGGAAATCCAGACCGGCTATCTCGGCTATGGCTTCTATCGCGACTGGCGCTGGCCGCTCGAGTTCCCGCTGACAAATCTGCTCCCGGCGCTCAGTTTCTATCTCTTCGGGCTGACGTCGGAAGCCTTGCGTGCGCCGTTCGTTCTGGGTGGGGTGCTCGCTCCGGTATTCCTGTTCCTCGCGCTCCGACGCCTGATCGCGTTGCCCGCTGCCTGGACCGCCGCGGTGTTGCTCGCCGGCTGTCGCTGGGCCGCCGCCGCCGCGCGCTTTGCCGACGAGATTTTCTTCCCGTTGTCGATCATGGCGCTGACGCTGTGGTTGTTCGTGCGGGTTGTGCAACAGCGCCGACGTGTCGACGTCTTCCTGCTTTCGGTCGTCAGTGCTGATCTGTTCTATGCCTATACAGGCTATCGGGTCTTTCCCTTACTGCTTGCCGCAAGTTCGGCGCTGCTCGCGCTGTCCGCGTGGCGCCACGCCAGGCTGTCGGGCGCCGCCGTGCGACACTTCGTCCTTGGTGCTGCCGTGTGGGCGGTCCTGCTCAGTCCGGGTGTGGTGGCGACGGTCTACCATGGCAGTGAGATTTTTTCGGAGGCGATCCGGCGACACGGTGACGGATGGAAAGAAGCCGTAGCCGAGCAGCGTCCCCTGGTCGACCTCATCCGCCCGATGATGAAACGGGCCCGCGACGGCTGGGCCGCATTCGTCACGACGGGCGACGAAATCGCGTGGGTCAACATTCCACGACACGCGATGCTGGATCCGGTGACCGCTGCGCTGGCGACTCTCGCGCTGCTGAACGGCATGCGGCGTTGGCGCGATCCGTTGCGGCGACTCACGTTCGTTGCGTTCGCGCTGCCGTTCGCGGCGCTGGCGGTCATTCCGACCAATCTGAACGTCTCGCGCTGCTTTGTTCTGTTGGTGCCGCTGTTCACGCTCATCGGTCTGCTGGTCGACGATTGGGTGCGCTGGCCCCGAGTGCCGCAGTGGATCGGAACAACAGTGGCGGGGGCGACCGTAGCGGCGGCGCTGTGTTTCAACGTCGCCGAAATGCAGCGGCTCCTCGATAGCCCGGTCGTGAAAGATGCGTTTGTGGTGCCAGAGAACACCGTGCTCGACGCGATTCATCGAGTGCCCGCGGGGGTACGCGTGGTGCTGCTGACGACCGACGTTAGCAACGCCTTCGGCCCGTCCGACTACGTCTGGCTGACCGCGCACGCGACCGGCGGACGTGCCACCTCGCTTGCGGCAGCGCTCGATGTCCGCGATGGCTACGAGCACGCGCCGAGATATTGGATCACCCAAGGCACGCACGAGTCGGAGCAATTGCCGGCCCTGGTTGCGACGGTGTGCCCACACTACACGACGGCGATCCATCGCGACCCCAACCTGCGGAATCCCGACTCGATGGCGACGGTCGGTGTGGTATCGGTGGAATCGACGAGCGACTGTGGGGCGGCGCCAGCGGTCGGGCTGCGAGCGGACTACAACGGCGAGCAAGCGAACGGCGAGGCCGTCACTCTGTGCACGATCGATCCCGCGCTGATGATGCATACGATTCCAACCGCGTTCACCGGCGGTCTGCTGAATGGACGTTTGGCTAGCATGCGCGTGCGCTGGTCGGGTCGAATCGTGCCGCCGATCGCCGGGACGTACGGCGTGCGCCTTGAAGTGCGCGAGGCGGCCACTCAGCTGCAGATCGCTGGCCAGCAGATGGAGATCGAAACCGAGGGTTGGGAAGGGAAGGGGATCGAGCTTCAAATGGAGCAAGCGACGCCGGTTGTGATCACTCTTCGCGCGGTTGCCGGCGCGCATCCAGCCGTCCGCCTCTATTGGACCCCACCGGACGGCGTGCAGTCGCTGATTCCGCCCACCGCGCTGCAGCCCGACGGCGAGTAG